The genomic DNA CCTGTTAATATAACCATTATATCCACTTTGTCGGCAAGTGCAAGGGCATCAATGGCAATTTGCATATCCCAATCTGCCTTGATGGAACCGTCAGGAAGTTTGCGCGGTTTTTTGGACTTTACTTCAAAACCCAGTTTTTCCATGGTATGAACAAACTTTGACTGGTCAATTCCTTCAGGCGAGACATTGTATAGTATAGCCCTGGTGATCAACCTGGAGTTCATTGAATCTATGAGCGCACTATAGTCCGGTTTCGCACCCCTGGTTTTTGCTGATAAGTATATGTTCTGGCCATCTATCAGTATGGCTGTTCTTTGTTGAAAATTGTTTTTTATGTCATTCATACTATTGCCAGTGCAATTTATGTTTCCATGACTCATTTATACTTTTGGTAATACCATTTATGTTTTTTATGACTCGTTTATACTTTTGTGTCATGGTGCTATGATTTGGGAAATGTCCTGAAATACAGGTTTCATTTTCAGGTATTGAAACATAGGAACTATTTCAGCACTATCCTGTAACATCGAAACATGATAAACAGCAAACACTTATTACCCTTAATTTTCAATGTTACTATCGGGGAATCATTGTGCAGGAGTATAAATTACTGATAAATGGAGAA from ANME-2 cluster archaeon includes the following:
- a CDS encoding NYN domain-containing protein, encoding MNDIKNNFQQRTAILIDGQNIYLSAKTRGAKPDYSALIDSMNSRLITRAILYNVSPEGIDQSKFVHTMEKLGFEVKSKKPRKLPDGSIKADWDMQIAIDALALADKVDIMVILTGDSDFVPLVYALQSKGVKVEIISFIENTGNELILAANKHVEVTSNMLIYE